A window from Citrus sinensis cultivar Valencia sweet orange chromosome 5, DVS_A1.0, whole genome shotgun sequence encodes these proteins:
- the LOC102624678 gene encoding disease resistance protein RPS5-like isoform X4 yields MDILKSIVPVVNCLSPHAQREFSYWYNSDANFENLTAELDRLKDERESIQRRVSEAERKSEKIEEKVEKWLVNANKSIEQAAKFIQDEEKTNERCLMGLFPNWITRYQHGKKAETEKQALFKLREEAERFDDRISYRTVPEDIWLKSHKGYEAFESRLSTLKAIQNALIDVDVSIIGVYGMGGIGKTKLVQEVARQAMADKLFDTVVFSEVSRIPDIKRIQQEIAEKLGLELPEEVKSRRASRLFERLRNEKKILVVLDDIWKHLDLETVGIPFGEDHKGCKLLLTARDLRDLLKMGSKDNFLISNLNEEEDWRLFKMMAGDDVENRELKSTAIDVAKACGRLPIALTTVAKALRSKNLHEWKNSLRELRTPSMVNFEGVSAKTYSSIELSINHLKGEQVKKIFQLCSLMGNSIHTSDLFKYSMGLGIFKGVNKMEDARDKLYALVHELRDCCLLLEGDSNERFSMHDVVRDVAISIACRHQHVFSVRNEDVWDWPDEDALRKCNSVSLRNNSNREFPEGLECPNLEFLYISRKNSSLEINIPENFFVGMKKLRVLDFTRMQLSSFPSSIDLLVNLHTLCLDQSGLGDIAIIGKLKNLEVLSFLMSDIKQLPEELGQLNKLRLLDLTNCFDLKVIAPNLISSLSRLEELYMGNCFIEWEVERANSKRSNVSLDELMHLPRLTTLEIDVKNDSILPERFLARKLERFKISIGNGSFMPPNKYARHKWFQSRPHFSINRDRKSLRALKLKLDFMDIFSMKLQGINNVEYLWLDKLQGIEDVLFNLDTEGFSQLKLLWVQNNPDFFCIVDSRAMVACDAFPLLESLILHNLINMERICIDRLKVESFNKLKTIEAYSCNKLRNIFWLSTTKCLPRLERIAVINCSKMKEIFAIGEEVDNAIEKIEFAQLRSLSLGNLPEVTSFCRNEVKTPSASPNRQVSQEESTTMYSSSEITLDISTLLFNEKVALPNLEALEISEINVDKIWHYNHLPVMFPRFQNLTRLIVRRCHKLKYIFSASMIGSLKQLQHLEVRFCEDLQEIISVNRADEVIPYFVFPQLTTLKLQDLPKLRCLYPGMHTLEWPALEILSMHRCDKLKIFTADLSQNNENDQLGIPAQQPPLPLEKIVPNLKELSLSGKDVKLILQADFPQHFFGSLRELEIAEDNSACFPIWNVLERFHNLEKLILVCFSFNEEVFSEEGCLEKHVGKLAMIKTLELNRHYHLKQLCKQDSKLGPIFQYLEILKVYHCQSLLILLPSSSVSFRNLTKLVAFGCKKLLHMVTSSTAKTLVQLVTVQFY; encoded by the exons atggacATTTTGAAAAGCATTGTTCCAGTTGTAAACTGCTTGTCTCCTCACGCACAACGCGAATTTAGTTACTGGTATAACTCCGATGCCAACTTTGAGAATCTCACGGCAGAACTCGATAGGCTCAAGGATGAAAGAGAAAGCATTCAGCGCAGAGTTTCTGAGGCtgaaagaaaaagtgaaaagaTTGAAGAGAAGGTTGAGAAATGGCTGGTTAATGCGAACAAGAGCATTGAGCAGGCAGCCAAATTCATTCAAGAcgaagagaaaacaaatgaaCGATGTCTCATGGGGCTGTTTCCTAATTGGATTACTCGCTATCAGCATGGAAAGAAAGCAGAAACAGAGAAGCAGGCCCTTTTTAAACTCCGAGAAGAAGCTGAGAGATTTGATGATAGAATTTCCTACCGTACCGTTCCGGAGGATATATGGCTCAAGTCTCACAAAGGCTACGAGGCCTTCGAATCAAGACTTTCTACTTTGAAGGCCATACAAAATGCATTGATCGATGTTGATGTCAGCATCATTGGGGTGTACGGCATGGGCGGCATTGGAAAGACGAAACTGGTGCAGGAGGTCGCCAGGCAAGCTATGGCAGACAAGCTCTTTGATACGGTGGTCTTTTCAGAGGTTTCCCGAATTCCAGACATAAAACGGATTCAACAGGAAATTGCCGAGAAGTTGGGCTTGGAGTTGCCCGAGGAAGTTAAATCTAGAAGAGCAAGTAGACTATTTGAGCGATTGAGAAATGAGAAGAAGATCCTTGTGGTTTTAGATGACATCTGGAAACACCTTGACTTGGAGACAGTTGGAATTCCTTTTGGAGAAGATCATAAAGGCTGCAAACTACTGCTGACAGCAAGAGATCTTAGAGACCTCTTAAAAATGGGATCTAAAGACAACTTTTTGATAAGCAatttaaatgaagaagaagactGGAGATTGTTTAAGATGATGGCCGGTGATGATGTTGAAAATCGTGAGTTGAAATCTACAGCAATAGACGTCGCCAAGGCATGTGGACGTTTGCCCATTGCCTTGACTACAGTGGCAAAGGCACTGAGAAGCAAGAATCTGCATGAATGGAAGAATTCCTTGCGAGAACTCCGAACGCCTTCAATGGTAAACTTCGAAGGAGTGTCTGCAAAGACTTATTCAAGTATTGAGCTGAGTATCAACCATTTAAAAGGTGAGCAAGtcaagaaaatttttcagcTCTGCAGTCTAATGGGTAACAGTATCCATACTTCGGACTTGTTTAAGTACTCCATGGGTTTGGGTATATTTAAAGGAGTCAATAAGATGGAAGATGCACGAGACAAATTATATGCATTGGTCCATGAACTTAGAGACTGTTGTTTGTTGCTTGAGGGTGATAGCAATGAACGATTTTCAATGCATGATGTTGTTCGCGATGTCGCAATATCAATTGCATGCCGCCACCAACATGTGTTTTCGGTGAGAAATGAGGATGTGTGGGACTGGCCAGATGAGGATGCACTTCGAAAATGCAATTCTGTCTCTCTAAGAAATAATAGTAATCGTGAATTTCCTGAAGGATTAGAATGCCCAAACcttgaatttttatatatctCTCGCAAAAATTCTTCTCTTGAAATCAATATTCCTGAGAACTTTTTTGTAGGGATGAAAAAGCTTAGAGTTCTAGATTTTACTCGAATGcagctttcttcttttccatCTTCAATTGATCTTCTAGTAAATCTTCACACACTATGTCTGGATCAAAGTGGGTTGGGGGACATAGCAATCATTGGAAAGTTGAAGAATCTAGAAGTCCTTAGCTTTTTGATGTCTGATATTAAGCAATTGCCCGAAGAACTAGGTCAATTGAATAAGTTGAGATTGTTAGATTTAACCAATTGTTTCGATCTAAAAGTTATTGCGCCCAATCTCATATCAAGCTTAAGTCGATTAGAAGAGCTGTATATGGGTAATTGCTTCATTGAATGGGAGGTTGAAAGAGCCAACAGCAAAAGAAGTAATGTTAGCCTCGACGAATTGATGCATTTACCTAGGCTAACCACTCTAGAAATTGACGTTAAAAATGATAGTATTTTACCAGAACGCTTTTTGGCCAGAAAGCTCGAAAGGTTCAAAATATCTATTGGAAATGGGTCATTCATGCCTCCCAACAAGTATGCTCGACATAAATGGTTCCAAAGTCGGCCGCACTTTTCAATCAACCGTGATCGCAAGAGTTTAAGAGCATTGAAGCTCAAGCTTGATTTTATGGACATTTTCTCCATGAAATTGCAGGGCATCAATAACGTTGAATACTTATGGTTGGACAAGCTGCAAGGCATCGAGGATGTTCTTTTCAATTTGGACACGGAGGGCTTTTCACAATTGAAGCTTCTCTGGGTTCAAAATAATCCTGACTTCTTTTGCATCGTCGATTCAAGGGCGATGGTCGCTTGTGATGCCTTTCCTCTTTTGGAGTCACTTATCCTTCACAATTTGATCAACATGGAGAGGATATGTATTGATCGGCTCAAAGTAGAGTCTTTCAACAAACTCAAAACCATAGAAGCTTATAGTTGTAATAAGTTGAGAAATATCTTTTGGCTCTCCACTACAAAATGCCTTCCAAGACTTGAGAGAATTGCAGTTATTAATTGCAGCAAGATGAAAGAGATTTTTGCAATTGGGGAAGAAGTTGATAATGCAATTGAGAAGATAGAGTTTGCTCAATTAAGATCTTTGAGTCTGGGGAATCTTCCAGAGGTTACAAGTTTTTGCCGCAATGAGGTGAAGACTCCTTCAGCATCACCGAACAGACAAGTGTCGCAAGAGGAATCGACGACTATGTATAGCTCCAGCGAAATCACTTTGGATATTTCAACTCTGCTTTTCAACGAGAAG gttGCGTTGCCTAACTTGGAGGCTTTGGAGATATCTGAAATTAATGTCGACAAGATTTGGCACTACAATCATCTTCCGGTCATGTTTCCTCgctttcaaaatttaacacgattgaTTGTGCGGCGTTgtcacaaattaaaatacatattttcagcATCTATGATCGGAAGCCTTAAGCAGCTCCAACACCTAGAAGTACGCTTCTGTGAGGATTTACAGGAGATCATTTCTGTGAACAGAGCAGATGAAGTGATCCCTTATTTTGTCTTTCCACAGCTCACCACTCTGAAACTCCAAGATCTACCAAAACTTAGATGTTTGTACCCTGGAATGCATACTTTGGAATGGCCTGCACTAGAAATTCTTTCAATGCATCGTTGTGACAAATTAAAGATATTCACTGCAGATTTATCGCAGAATAATGAGAATGATCAACTTGGCATTCCTGCACAACAGCCCCCATTGCCGTTGGAAAAG ATCGTACCCAACTTGAAGGAACTATCACTAAGTGGAAAAGATGTGAAGTTGATTTTGCAGGCCGATTTCCCACAACACTTTTTTGGCAGTCTTAGAGAACTAGAGATTGCCGAAGATAACTCAGCTTGTTTTCCAATCTGGAACGTACTGGAGAGATTTCACAATCTTGAAAAACTCATACTGGTTTGTTTTTCATTCAACGAAGAGGTATTTTCGGAGGAAGGATGCTTAGAGAAACATGTGGGGAAGTTGGCAATGATAAAAACATTAGAGCTGAACCGGCACTATCATCTGAAGCAGCTGTGCAAACAAGACTCCAAACTTGGCCCCATTTTTCAGTATCTTGAAATTCTAAAAGTATATCACTGTCAAAGTCTGTTAATTCTATTGCCATCATCATCGGTATCTTTTCGGAACCTAACAAAACTTGTAGCTTTCGGTTGCAAGAAATTGTTACACATGGTAACATCCTCCACAGCAAAAACTCTGGTGCAACTCGTCACA gtgcaattctattga
- the LOC102624678 gene encoding probable disease resistance protein At4g27220 isoform X1: MDILKSIVPVVNCLSPHAQREFSYWYNSDANFENLTAELDRLKDERESIQRRVSEAERKSEKIEEKVEKWLVNANKSIEQAAKFIQDEEKTNERCLMGLFPNWITRYQHGKKAETEKQALFKLREEAERFDDRISYRTVPEDIWLKSHKGYEAFESRLSTLKAIQNALIDVDVSIIGVYGMGGIGKTKLVQEVARQAMADKLFDTVVFSEVSRIPDIKRIQQEIAEKLGLELPEEVKSRRASRLFERLRNEKKILVVLDDIWKHLDLETVGIPFGEDHKGCKLLLTARDLRDLLKMGSKDNFLISNLNEEEDWRLFKMMAGDDVENRELKSTAIDVAKACGRLPIALTTVAKALRSKNLHEWKNSLRELRTPSMVNFEGVSAKTYSSIELSINHLKGEQVKKIFQLCSLMGNSIHTSDLFKYSMGLGIFKGVNKMEDARDKLYALVHELRDCCLLLEGDSNERFSMHDVVRDVAISIACRHQHVFSVRNEDVWDWPDEDALRKCNSVSLRNNSNREFPEGLECPNLEFLYISRKNSSLEINIPENFFVGMKKLRVLDFTRMQLSSFPSSIDLLVNLHTLCLDQSGLGDIAIIGKLKNLEVLSFLMSDIKQLPEELGQLNKLRLLDLTNCFDLKVIAPNLISSLSRLEELYMGNCFIEWEVERANSKRSNVSLDELMHLPRLTTLEIDVKNDSILPERFLARKLERFKISIGNGSFMPPNKYARHKWFQSRPHFSINRDRKSLRALKLKLDFMDIFSMKLQGINNVEYLWLDKLQGIEDVLFNLDTEGFSQLKLLWVQNNPDFFCIVDSRAMVACDAFPLLESLILHNLINMERICIDRLKVESFNKLKTIEAYSCNKLRNIFWLSTTKCLPRLERIAVINCSKMKEIFAIGEEVDNAIEKIEFAQLRSLSLGNLPEVTSFCRNEVKTPSASPNRQVSQEESTTMYSSSEITLDISTLLFNEKVALPNLEALEISEINVDKIWHYNHLPVMFPRFQNLTRLIVRRCHKLKYIFSASMIGSLKQLQHLEVRFCEDLQEIISVNRADEVIPYFVFPQLTTLKLQDLPKLRCLYPGMHTLEWPALEILSMHRCDKLKIFTADLSQNNENDQLGIPAQQPPLPLEKIVPNLKELSLSGKDVKLILQADFPQHFFGSLRELEIAEDNSACFPIWNVLERFHNLEKLILVCFSFNEEVFSEEGCLEKHVGKLAMIKTLELNRHYHLKQLCKQDSKLGPIFQYLEILKVYHCQSLLILLPSSSVSFRNLTKLVAFGCKKLLHMVTSSTAKTLVQLVTVSICGCSAMTEVVINGKEGVEKEEIVFCKLKALILSDLESLTSFCSANYTFRFPSLQELWVIGCPKMKIFTTGQSITPPRVNVWHGETSNQQRWANNDLNTTIQQLHAEKLLAVSSSYSTQYD, from the exons atggacATTTTGAAAAGCATTGTTCCAGTTGTAAACTGCTTGTCTCCTCACGCACAACGCGAATTTAGTTACTGGTATAACTCCGATGCCAACTTTGAGAATCTCACGGCAGAACTCGATAGGCTCAAGGATGAAAGAGAAAGCATTCAGCGCAGAGTTTCTGAGGCtgaaagaaaaagtgaaaagaTTGAAGAGAAGGTTGAGAAATGGCTGGTTAATGCGAACAAGAGCATTGAGCAGGCAGCCAAATTCATTCAAGAcgaagagaaaacaaatgaaCGATGTCTCATGGGGCTGTTTCCTAATTGGATTACTCGCTATCAGCATGGAAAGAAAGCAGAAACAGAGAAGCAGGCCCTTTTTAAACTCCGAGAAGAAGCTGAGAGATTTGATGATAGAATTTCCTACCGTACCGTTCCGGAGGATATATGGCTCAAGTCTCACAAAGGCTACGAGGCCTTCGAATCAAGACTTTCTACTTTGAAGGCCATACAAAATGCATTGATCGATGTTGATGTCAGCATCATTGGGGTGTACGGCATGGGCGGCATTGGAAAGACGAAACTGGTGCAGGAGGTCGCCAGGCAAGCTATGGCAGACAAGCTCTTTGATACGGTGGTCTTTTCAGAGGTTTCCCGAATTCCAGACATAAAACGGATTCAACAGGAAATTGCCGAGAAGTTGGGCTTGGAGTTGCCCGAGGAAGTTAAATCTAGAAGAGCAAGTAGACTATTTGAGCGATTGAGAAATGAGAAGAAGATCCTTGTGGTTTTAGATGACATCTGGAAACACCTTGACTTGGAGACAGTTGGAATTCCTTTTGGAGAAGATCATAAAGGCTGCAAACTACTGCTGACAGCAAGAGATCTTAGAGACCTCTTAAAAATGGGATCTAAAGACAACTTTTTGATAAGCAatttaaatgaagaagaagactGGAGATTGTTTAAGATGATGGCCGGTGATGATGTTGAAAATCGTGAGTTGAAATCTACAGCAATAGACGTCGCCAAGGCATGTGGACGTTTGCCCATTGCCTTGACTACAGTGGCAAAGGCACTGAGAAGCAAGAATCTGCATGAATGGAAGAATTCCTTGCGAGAACTCCGAACGCCTTCAATGGTAAACTTCGAAGGAGTGTCTGCAAAGACTTATTCAAGTATTGAGCTGAGTATCAACCATTTAAAAGGTGAGCAAGtcaagaaaatttttcagcTCTGCAGTCTAATGGGTAACAGTATCCATACTTCGGACTTGTTTAAGTACTCCATGGGTTTGGGTATATTTAAAGGAGTCAATAAGATGGAAGATGCACGAGACAAATTATATGCATTGGTCCATGAACTTAGAGACTGTTGTTTGTTGCTTGAGGGTGATAGCAATGAACGATTTTCAATGCATGATGTTGTTCGCGATGTCGCAATATCAATTGCATGCCGCCACCAACATGTGTTTTCGGTGAGAAATGAGGATGTGTGGGACTGGCCAGATGAGGATGCACTTCGAAAATGCAATTCTGTCTCTCTAAGAAATAATAGTAATCGTGAATTTCCTGAAGGATTAGAATGCCCAAACcttgaatttttatatatctCTCGCAAAAATTCTTCTCTTGAAATCAATATTCCTGAGAACTTTTTTGTAGGGATGAAAAAGCTTAGAGTTCTAGATTTTACTCGAATGcagctttcttcttttccatCTTCAATTGATCTTCTAGTAAATCTTCACACACTATGTCTGGATCAAAGTGGGTTGGGGGACATAGCAATCATTGGAAAGTTGAAGAATCTAGAAGTCCTTAGCTTTTTGATGTCTGATATTAAGCAATTGCCCGAAGAACTAGGTCAATTGAATAAGTTGAGATTGTTAGATTTAACCAATTGTTTCGATCTAAAAGTTATTGCGCCCAATCTCATATCAAGCTTAAGTCGATTAGAAGAGCTGTATATGGGTAATTGCTTCATTGAATGGGAGGTTGAAAGAGCCAACAGCAAAAGAAGTAATGTTAGCCTCGACGAATTGATGCATTTACCTAGGCTAACCACTCTAGAAATTGACGTTAAAAATGATAGTATTTTACCAGAACGCTTTTTGGCCAGAAAGCTCGAAAGGTTCAAAATATCTATTGGAAATGGGTCATTCATGCCTCCCAACAAGTATGCTCGACATAAATGGTTCCAAAGTCGGCCGCACTTTTCAATCAACCGTGATCGCAAGAGTTTAAGAGCATTGAAGCTCAAGCTTGATTTTATGGACATTTTCTCCATGAAATTGCAGGGCATCAATAACGTTGAATACTTATGGTTGGACAAGCTGCAAGGCATCGAGGATGTTCTTTTCAATTTGGACACGGAGGGCTTTTCACAATTGAAGCTTCTCTGGGTTCAAAATAATCCTGACTTCTTTTGCATCGTCGATTCAAGGGCGATGGTCGCTTGTGATGCCTTTCCTCTTTTGGAGTCACTTATCCTTCACAATTTGATCAACATGGAGAGGATATGTATTGATCGGCTCAAAGTAGAGTCTTTCAACAAACTCAAAACCATAGAAGCTTATAGTTGTAATAAGTTGAGAAATATCTTTTGGCTCTCCACTACAAAATGCCTTCCAAGACTTGAGAGAATTGCAGTTATTAATTGCAGCAAGATGAAAGAGATTTTTGCAATTGGGGAAGAAGTTGATAATGCAATTGAGAAGATAGAGTTTGCTCAATTAAGATCTTTGAGTCTGGGGAATCTTCCAGAGGTTACAAGTTTTTGCCGCAATGAGGTGAAGACTCCTTCAGCATCACCGAACAGACAAGTGTCGCAAGAGGAATCGACGACTATGTATAGCTCCAGCGAAATCACTTTGGATATTTCAACTCTGCTTTTCAACGAGAAG gttGCGTTGCCTAACTTGGAGGCTTTGGAGATATCTGAAATTAATGTCGACAAGATTTGGCACTACAATCATCTTCCGGTCATGTTTCCTCgctttcaaaatttaacacgattgaTTGTGCGGCGTTgtcacaaattaaaatacatattttcagcATCTATGATCGGAAGCCTTAAGCAGCTCCAACACCTAGAAGTACGCTTCTGTGAGGATTTACAGGAGATCATTTCTGTGAACAGAGCAGATGAAGTGATCCCTTATTTTGTCTTTCCACAGCTCACCACTCTGAAACTCCAAGATCTACCAAAACTTAGATGTTTGTACCCTGGAATGCATACTTTGGAATGGCCTGCACTAGAAATTCTTTCAATGCATCGTTGTGACAAATTAAAGATATTCACTGCAGATTTATCGCAGAATAATGAGAATGATCAACTTGGCATTCCTGCACAACAGCCCCCATTGCCGTTGGAAAAG ATCGTACCCAACTTGAAGGAACTATCACTAAGTGGAAAAGATGTGAAGTTGATTTTGCAGGCCGATTTCCCACAACACTTTTTTGGCAGTCTTAGAGAACTAGAGATTGCCGAAGATAACTCAGCTTGTTTTCCAATCTGGAACGTACTGGAGAGATTTCACAATCTTGAAAAACTCATACTGGTTTGTTTTTCATTCAACGAAGAGGTATTTTCGGAGGAAGGATGCTTAGAGAAACATGTGGGGAAGTTGGCAATGATAAAAACATTAGAGCTGAACCGGCACTATCATCTGAAGCAGCTGTGCAAACAAGACTCCAAACTTGGCCCCATTTTTCAGTATCTTGAAATTCTAAAAGTATATCACTGTCAAAGTCTGTTAATTCTATTGCCATCATCATCGGTATCTTTTCGGAACCTAACAAAACTTGTAGCTTTCGGTTGCAAGAAATTGTTACACATGGTAACATCCTCCACAGCAAAAACTCTGGTGCAACTCGTCACAGTGAGTATATGTGGATGCAGTGCAATGACAGAGGTGGTAATAAATGGCAAAGAAggagttgaaaaagaagagattGTTTTCTGCAAATTGAAGGCGTTGATTCTGAGTGATTTAGAAAGCCTCACAAGTTTCTGCTCTGCCAATTACACCTTCAGATTCCCATCTTTGCAAGAGTTGTGGGTGATTGGCTGTCCCAAGATGAAGATTTTCACTACAGGACAATCAATCACGCCTCCGAGAGTAAACGTCTGGCATGGAGAGACATCGAATCAACAGCGTTGGGCTAATAATGATCTAAACACAACCATACAACAATTACATGCTGAGAAG CTGTTGGCGGTGTCGTCGTCATACTCTACGCAGTACGACTAA